Genomic segment of Deltaproteobacteria bacterium:
GGCCGCGCCGGCCGATCAAAAGACAAAGGGTGCTTCACCCAAGGGTGATTCACCCAAGGCGGAAAAAAAGGCGGCTCCTGTGGGAGGGACGGAGATCTGTTTTTTGGAGGGCTGGATCGATGAAGTTGAGGGGAAACTCTCCCCGCTAAAAAATTTCATCCTTCCGGGAGGGACCGTGACGGCGGTTCGCTTTCATCTGGCACGGTCGGTTTGCCGCCGGGCGGAGAGACGGGTGATTTCCCTTAAAGAGAAGGAAGGTGTTTTGCCGGAAATTATCGTCTATTTGAACCGGTTGTCCGACCTGTTGTTTGTCCTGGCCCGGGAGGCCAACCGAAGAGAAGAGGTGGCCGATATTCCCTGGACCAAAAGAGGAGTTTGAGTGATGCTACGCGGTCAGAAGGTTCCGATGACTCCGGATGGTTTTAGGAAATTGCAGGAGGAGTTGAAACAGCTCAAGGCGGTGGAACGACCTAAAGCGGTGCAAGATATTGAAAACGCCCGCTCCCATGGGGATCTTTCGGAGAATGCCGAGTATGATGCCGCTAAGGAAAGACAGGCACTGCTCTCCAAAAGAATCGCCGAGGTGGAAGACACACTCTCCCGCGCGCAGGTGATCGACCCTTCCAAGATGGATCATGAAAAAATTGTTTTTGGGGCCAGTGTCCGGCTTCTCGATACGGAATCGGGGGAAGAGATCAATTACCAGATTGTCGGCGCCACCGAATCCAATATCAAGGCGGGAAAGATTTCCATTGAATCCCCGATTGCCAAATCACTCATCGGCAAGGGGGAAGAGGATGTCGTCAAGGTCACGACGCCGCGAGGGACAAAGGAATTTGAGATCCTTAAAATCCGTTATGGATAAAAAACCAAAGGGTGCTTCACCCAAGGGTGTGCCACCCAAGGGTGTGCCACCCAAGGGTGTGCCACCCAAGGCAATCCTCTTTGATTTTGACGGTGTCCTGGTCGATAACGAACCGATCCACCTCAAAATGTTCCAAAAAGTCCTGGCTGAAGAAGGCGTCCGGCTGACCCGGCAGGATTATTACACGAAATATCTGGGGATGGACGACAAAGGTTGCTTTTCGGCTGTTCTGAAAGCGGCGGGCCGGCCGACATCCGTTGCTTATCTTCATCTGCTGACCCGGAGGAAGACCCGTTGCTATAAGGAGTTTGTCGCGAAACACCTCAAATTCTTGCCGGGGGTCAAAGAATTTATCCAGGAGGCTTCAAAGAATTCTTGTTTGGGGATTGTCTCCGGGGCCCTTCGCGAAGAGATTTTGCTGATCCTTGGCCTCGGGGGGCTGAAAAAATATTTTTCAGTGATTGTCAGCGCAGAAGATGTCAAAAATGGCAAACCGAACCCGGAAGGGTACCTGCTGGGATTAAAAAAACTCTCTGCCTTTCACAAAGAAAAGATTTTCCCCCGTGAAACGTTGGTCGTGGAAGACTCCCTATGGGGGATCGAAGCGGCCCACCGCGCCGGGATAAAATGCCTCGCTGTCACCACCTCGTACCCGGCCAGCCAACTCAAAAAAGCGGATTGGGTCGTCAAGGAACTTTCCCAATTTTTAATTTAAAAAGGGATTGTTGGCCTTTTCAAGGCCGACGGTTGTCTTGGGGCCGTGCCCCGGGATGATGACCGTTTCTTCCGGGAGGATCAGCAGTTTCTTCTTGATCGACCGGATCTCCTGATCGTAATCCCCTTTCCATAAGTCAGTCCGGCCGATGCTTCCGGCAAACAGGGTGTCGCCGGCGAGCAGAAGAGGGGTCTTGCCCCCTTTGGGGAAATGAAAGGCACAGCTTCCCGGGGTGTGACCCGGTGTGTGGATCACCTCTCCCTGAACTTTTCCCGCCTGGAGGGCTTGCCCCTCGGTCAAGTATTCATCCACCGGCACCGGCCTCATGGTTTTGGTCGGTGGAAGACCAAGGTAGGAAGCCTGCTCGGCGATCTTTTCGTAGAGAAAAAGATCTTCTTTGTGGATCAGGACACGGGCATTGGTCTCCCTTTGCAGTTCGGTGGTGGCCCCGATATGGTCGATATGGGTATGGGTGTGGAGGATCGATCGGACCAGGAGTCCCTGTTTTTTGATGATTTTTAGAATTTTCTCAACAGCGTCACCGGGATCGATCACGATCGCCTCTTTGGTCGCCGGATCCCCAAGGATGATGCAGTTACACTGAAAAAGACCGACAGGGATTACTTTGAGGATCATTTTTCTCTTACAACACAATTCTTTTTTATTGACAAGGCGGCCCGGCCTCTGTAGAAGAATTTTAAATTTACTGAGTGTTTTCAATGGTTTAGAACGTTTAGAACAACCGAAATAACATAAAGGAGTCTCAAGATGGCTGTCGCCTACAACGAGCTAGAGAAGATGCAACAAGAAGCGTTGCGGGGTGATTCACCCAGGGGTGAACTCCACTCCCGACCCCTGGAAACAGGGCTGACCCCCCGTAAATACCTTGAACTGGTCTTGAGCCGAACCGCCAAGGTGGCGTGGTATCTGACCCAGTTTGTTAACACCTTAATCGGCGAGGGTCTGTCTTTTCAGGCCAAGTGGATGCCGGCACCGGCTGTGAAGAGCCGGGAAAAGACATTTCCCCAACTCGGATGGCCGCGAAAGACCGACTCGCTCTGTCCCAAGTGTGTTAAGGAGGTGCGGGAGGCGATCATTGCCGGGCATCAGGACTATACGGCCCTGATCCACTCGAAGCCGGGCGAGATCAAGGCGGCCATTGTTGAGAAGGATGGGAAGATCCTGATGGTCAAGGATTGTCCCAAGCATGGCCACTTTGAAGATGTCATGTCGATCGATCCGGAATTCCTGGCAAGGATTGAAAAACTCTACCCAGGGCGGGATTTTAAATCGCCGAAGACAAACCTGCGCAATCATGGGAGCTCCTCGATCCAATACGGGAGAGGGGCTGTTCTGACCGTTGACCTCACCAATCGGTGCAACATGATGTGTGACCCCTGCTTTATGGATGCCAATCAGGTCGGTTATGTCCACGAGCTCTCCTGGGAAGAAGTGCAACAGATTCTGGATAATTCCCTGCAGATCAAACCTCGGCGCCAGATGAGCGTTCAGTTCTCCGGCGGCGAGCCGACCCTTTCCCCCTACTTTCTGGATGCGATCCGGTATGCCAAACAGATCGGCTATTTTTCAGTGCAGGCGGCGACCAATGGGATCCGCTTTGCCGAGGATCCTGATTTTGCCAAAGCGGCCTATGAGGCCGGGATGCGCATCGCCTATCTCCAATTCGACGGCGTTGGCAACCTGAGCAATCAGCATCGCAAGATTTCGAACCTCTTTGATGTCAAGCTGAGGGCTATCAACAATCTGGCAGCCGCAGGGATTGATGTCGTCCTCGTGATCACACTGGTCAATACGGTGAATAATGACCAGGTGGGGCCGATCATTGATTTCGCTATCCAGAATTCGGATAAAATCACCTTCTGTTCCTTTCAGCCGGTTTCCTTCACCGGACGTGATGAAGATGTGGATGATGAGACAAGAACAAAACAGCGCTATACCCTCTCCCATCTGGCCCATGATGTGAAGAAGCAGACCGGTATTTCAGAACCTTTGAGGGACTGGCTTCCCCTTTCAGCGATCGGTCCCTTTTCGGACGTTGCCGATCTGATGAGAGGGCCGGAGAAGGAATGGGGGAGTCTCAAGTGTGGTTGTCATCCCAATTGCGGCATCGGGATGGGGCTTTTGGTCAACAAGAAGACCAAGGAGTGGTTGCCCCTTTCCCAATTCATGGATCTCCCCCAATTGATCAAGGATTTCGAGAAAATCCATGACAACGCCCGTGGCAGCTTCTGGACAAAGACCCAAGTGGCGATGTCGATCCTCCGGAACTACGATCCGATCAAATCACCCAAAAAACTGACCCTGAAAGATCTTCTCAAGAAGATTGACAAGCAGAGCGGCGGCACGGTCGGCGGCGGCGATTATGGTGTCGGGGCGGAGAGAAAGAAAGACACCTGGCTCTTCATGTTCATCGCGGGGATGTGGTTTCAGGATCTCTTCAACTATGACTTCCGCCGGACGGAGATGTGCATTATTCCGTATGCCACCCAGCTGGGGGAGGTTTCCTTCTGTGCCTATAATACCGGTGTCGGCTGGAGGAACATTATTGAAAACATGTTCAAGAACGCATCAGTCGCCCAGTGGTACAAGGAAAAGGGGCGGCATACAGTCTACGCCGGCAACCGGCCAATGTCGATTCCCTCCTGGGAGCATGATGTCTGGGTTCCCGAGGATGCGGATACCAACATCAAAAAACTTCCGGTGTATCCTCACTAGTTTTTTCGCGGCGGAAAGAGTTCATCCCACCAGGCGAGAAACCTGAAGGAAGGGTAGGTGGGCGGGTCGAGCCTCCGGATGATGTAAAACATCCGGTACAAAGCGGTCAGGTTCGTCATCACGGCAATTAATACCAGAACCCCGACAGTTACAAAATCAACGTGGACGTTGATGAAGGGAGAAAGGAAATAGGCCAGGATCGGGCTGAAGACCGAACCGACCCCCAGGTAGACAATCCTCTCGGCCCTCTGCATGATGCCGCCGCGGCACTCAACCCCGACCCCCTCACCCCGGGCACGGGTATAAGAAACCATCATGGAGCCGACAAGGCCAAGAATGACAACAGGCAGGAGCCAGCTGTCCTTATAAAAACCGGCCAGCCCCAAAAAGACAACCGCCTCCCCGAAACGGTCCATCACCGAATCAAAAAAGGCCCCCGATTTGGATTCCCTGCCGGTTAACCGGGCAATTCTTCCATCGATAATGTCACAGGTCGCCCCGAAGATCATGGTCCAGCCGCCGAGTCCCAGCATCCCCTTGTAGAAAAAATAGGCTGAAACGGCTGAAAGAAGGAAACCACAAACCGTGAAAAAATTGGGTGTCAGGTGGAGTTTCACCGCTCCCCTTTCAAACGGCCCGATGAACCAATACCACCATTCCTTGAGAAACCGGCTCAAGAAACGGGAATGGGCCTTGCGGTCGACATCTTCACTGTTCCGAACCCTTTTCTCATAAGTGAGTCCGAAAAAGAGAATGGTGAGCATGAGTGTTACGTTAAAGGCCAGCAACGGCCCGAGAGAGAGCCAGAGAGGATTGCTATTTTTCAAGGCAGTGATTTGGAGGATTTTTTCCAGCATTTGAGGTTTGAAAAATGCCTTAAAGTTATCATTGTGTCAACGGGTTTGCGAGTTACCCTTCGACTTGGCTCAGGGTGTCCGGACATGGTGAGTTCAGTCGAACCATGCGACTTGACGTTATTGTTTTCTTTTGTTACTGGATTGCTCAAGTTTGATGGAAAACATTTTAAGAATCATCACCCAGCCGGATAATATTGCGATCCTTGTGATGTTGATTGCCGTTATCGCCTGTACGGTTGTTGCCTTCAGAGAAGCGATGATCAACGATCGATTCATCAAAAAAGGGGAGAAGGAAAAAATCTACGAAAGAATGACCCGCTGATGCGCTTGTTTTCTTTCAAATTCCCGGTTTATTTTTTTATGCTCTTCTCTTTTTTGTTTTGGCCGGCCGCCTCTTTTGCCAAGAGCGCTTCTTATGATGCCCTCCTCTTCAAGCCGGCTACCGATACCGGACTTTATCTTGGCGTCTACGGGGCCGATAATCTCGACCAGTGGGATTACTCCTTCGGGCTTTATGCGGATTACTCCAAAAATGCCCTCAAGACCTTTACCGGGGCGGGAGCCTTGATCGGTTCGGTGATCGATTATAATATCGTCGGGAATTTCTACGGGGCGGTGGGGCTCCTTCCTTTTTTGAGCGCCGGCCTTGATTTCCCGGTCGCCTTTCTGGAATCATTCAACGACCCGACCTCGGGGGGCAATTCCAAACAGGTTCAGGCGGGCGACCTCCGGCTGGATTTTAAATTAAAGGCCCTGGATCATTATCGGTTTCCGGTCGGGATTGCGATTGTCCCCTTTGTTACTTTCCCAACAGGGTCTGATACCTATTTTACCGGTTCTGGAAAATTCACCGGCGGGGGACTTGTCGTTATCGATTCGCCGCGGCTCTTCGACCGGTTTTCCGTTTCGCTGAATACCGGTTACCTGGCCAGGGCAAAGAGTACAGTCGTTTCCGGGACCACGATGGATGACGAGTTTTTGTACGGCCTTGGGGCCAATATTGCGGTCCACAAGTCGATTGATCTTATTGCCGAGGTTCGCGGCAGTACCCTCGTCTCCAATTTTTTCAAAAAATCAACCCAGTCGCCGCTCGAGGGGGAAGGGGCCATTCGTTACTATATCCCCAACATTCCCCTGGCCCTGACGGCCGGTGGCGGTGCGGGAATTACGAAGGGAGTGGGGACGCCGCAATTTCGGGTCCTTGCCGGTGTTGCCTATGTCACCCCTCGTCCGTTCGGTGTCTCGGAATATTCCTTGTACGAATTCAGGGTTCCCCCAGAATCGGTCTATGAGCTTTCCGACAAATGTCCTTACAGTCAGGGAGATTTTGACACTTCCAAGGACAATCCCCAGTGTTCCGAGGTTTACATCTTAAGAGAACTATCCGCCGAATGTCCTGAAGAGGCGTTGTATGACCCCCAGAGAGACAATCCCAACTGTGCCAAGGTCTATGTTTATCAGGAACAGGATAAAGATCGTGATGGCCTGACAGACTTCAAAGATCAGTGTCCCGGAGAGGCGGAGGTCTTCAACGGTTATCAGGATGATGATGGCTGTCCGGATGACCTGAAGGCGCTTGTCCTGACGGAAGATCAGCTAGTGACACAACGGATCTTCTTCGACTTTGACAAGGCGACCTTGAAGCCGATCTCGGAAACGAATATAGAAGAGGTCGCCAAGGCACTCGTTCTGCATACTGAACTTCTGAAGGTTGAGGTCCGAGGTCACACGGACAATGTCGGCAATTCCGATTATAACCTTGATCTCTCTCAAAGAAGGGCCAAGACAGTTATGGGTCTCCTTGTGGGTCAGGGGGTGGACAAAAAGAGACTCATCTCCAAGGGCTTGGGGGCCACCAAACCTCTGGGGACAAACCGGAACGAAGAGGGAAGGGCCAAGAACCGCCGTGTTGAATTCATCATCCTCAAGAGAGACGAGTCACAACCAGTCGGCGAGAGTGTCCCGGCGCCAGCGCTGTTGCCGGAATCGGTTCCTGAATCACTGCCCTTGCCCCCACCTGAGGCCGGAGAGGTCCCTCCTTCCGGAGGGGGAGATGATGAGGATCTGAAGGAAGAGAAAAAGATTGTGAGAAAGGTCAAGACGATTCACAAGAAGGCTTCCCCTAAACCGCCGATGACGCCGGCAACCGATGCTCCCGCACCAGAGACTGAAAGCGCGCCCCATCCAGAAACTCAAGAGGCGCCAGCTCTCCAATAGCCGACAGGTCGCTGGTAAAAGTGCCTGTGGTGATGAACAAGCCCTTGGAAGCCCGCTCCTGAAGAACGAGGTTTGAAAACTCGATGATCTCGGGGGAAGGGACAACCCCGTTCGGGTCCAAATAAAGGCAATGAATAATATAGCGGCCTCCCGTGAAGGGGGTGTTGTTTTTGGCATAAATGTCCGTTTGCCTTTCGCTGCCTTGGGAGATTTCGCCGACCTCCAGTTTCATCTGCTCCACAAGCTGGAGGCAGAGCTTGGCAAACTGTTTTGGTGTGTAAAGGGGTTCTTGTGATGACAGGTCTTTTTTCTTCTGGGTCCCGATCAACAGGATCAAAAAAGAGCCGACGATGAGGGAAAAGAGGGTAATGAAGAAGACCGATCCCATAGGGGTGGTTTAACAGTCAACGACGCATGACGCGGCGAAGGACACCTGTCTTCTGTCGTTTTTTATACTCAGCATGGCCGTTGACCCCGGTATTATTGATTTCGTTGGTTTCCTCGTCGACAATCTGAAATTCAACAAGAACGTAAACAAGGCTCCCCAGGGCATCTGAAAAGGGGCCTGTTGTCGTGGAAAGAAAACGGTCGAGTCGTATTGGCAGGTCCACGACAAACTTCACAACCCTGTAATTTTTTCCGGAATACTCCCTTTCACTATGCGGGTAGGGGAGTCGGAGCGAAAGGGAGCTGGCCAGTTTCTTGATCCGGCGGTTCATTTTACCGGACAGGTATTCGGAGGCGGTCAGGAGCGGACGGGTGTCGATCAGCTGATTGACTGAGGCCCCGGGAATCAGGTAGTTGAAAGGGAGTATCTCTTTGAAGAGATGAAGAACCATCTCCACAAGGTCTTCCTTTTTCCTAACGACAAGACGGTAACGGACACGGTCGTTGATCTGGGCCGCGATCGTTTCCTTTTTGGAGAGGAGTTTGGTGATCAAACTTTCCTTGGATTTCCGACCCCCCTCGTACTTCAGGAGTGGGGTTTCTTTTTTCAGAACCTTGGTCAGGGCTCTTTCAATCTTGTCTTCCACGAGGCTGTAGACATCTCTCAGGCTGATGGGGCAGTTGTAGAGCAATTCTCTTCCATCGATATGGTTGATGATGTTCATCGTCTTCAAGAGGACACAGGCCTGCTCCGAGAACGGTTCTTCCTTTGATGTGAGAAACAGCGAAAGAAACCGGGCCGGCTCACGAATCTCTCTCGGCAGATCGTATTGAAGCTGACTCTTGAGATAACCGCAGGCCTCGTTGTGGATGGCGGCCAGACGCTCCTGATCTTTGGGTCTGGTGATGTCGTACTCGTTGAGCTGGAGAAATCTCCTGACTTCCTCCTCGGATTGGAAGCGGAAACGTCCGGTATCGATAATCGAGTTTCCTTCAAGGACAAGGGTAAGGATCGATTTTTCAGAATCCGAAAGTTTGTCGAGCGGGACCAGGGTCAATGGCAATAATCCTTGGTTAAAAGGCACCTTAAAATATCAGAAGAGACCAATAATGGCAATGAAATTACCGCTGTTCGATTGACAAGCCTTGGTGGGGATGTTACCGACTGACTACAAATGTCTAAGATTGAAAAAATTTTGAGCCGGGAGATTATTGATTCACGGGGAAATCCTACAGTTGAGGTTGATCTTTTTCTGGAGGGAGGGGCCTGGGGAAGGGGGGTGGTTCCTTCGGGGGCCTCGACCGGATCCCATGAGGCGTTGGAATTGAGGGACGGCGATTCGAAGAGATATCTTGGCAAGGGGGTCCGCAAGGCGCTTGGCAATATCCAAGAGGTTCTTTTTCCAAAGATTAAAGGATTTCCTGCCGGCAATCAGGGGGAGTTGGACCGGATTCTGATTGAGACGGACGGGACAGAGACAAAATCAAAGGTGGGGGCTAATGCCATTCTTGCCGTCTCCCTGGCGTACGCTCGTGCCTCGGCAGTGGTGGCCCAACAACCTTTCTATCAATACCTTGGTCAGCTCTCAGGCCAAATGGGGGAACTCTTGCCCGTACCGATGATGAATCTCGTCAACGGTGGCCGGCATGCCGACAACAACATCGATTTTCAAGAATTCATGATTGTCCCGCATGGCTTCGGTTCCTTTACTGAAGCGCTCCGGGCCGGGGTGGAGGTTTTCCACTGTTTGAAAAAAATCCTCTCGGGGCGTGGTTTATCCACCGCTGTCGGGGATGAAGGAGGGGTTGCCCCTCGTTTGTCTTCTAATGAACAGGCGGTGGAGCTTTTGCTGGAGGCGATCGACAAGTCCGGTTATCAGGCGGGAAAAGAGATCGGCATTGCCCTGGATGTTGCGGCAAGCGAATTTTATAAGGGGGATGCGTCTGAGATGATCAGCCTTCTTTCCCAATGGGCCCAGAAATACCCGCTTGTTTCCGTCGAAGACGGACTGGCTGAAGATGACTGGCAGGGGTGGCAGAAGATGACGGAGATTTTAGGAGGGAAGTTGCAATTGGTCGGGGACGATATTTTTGTGACCAACACAAAAATTTTGGAGAAGGGGATCGCCCAAAAGGTGGCTAATGCCATCCTCATCAAACCGAACCAGATCGGGACCCTCACAGAAACCCTGGAAACGATTGAACTGGCCCGTCGTTCTGGCTACAAAATTATTATCTCCCACCGATCGGGAGAAACAGAAGACACCACCATCGCCGATCTCGCCGTGGGAACCGATGCCGGTCAGATTAAGACTGGTGGGCTTTCCCGAAGTGATCGGTTGGCCAAGTACAATCAGCTTTTAAGGATCGAAGAAAGACTAGGAAAAAGGGCCCGCTTTGCCGGTCTGCCTCATTGATTCCTGACACCCTCCAAATTGTTCCGATGGTTCGTTCCGATCTTTCTCAGGTGATCCTGATCGAGAAGGATTCTTTTGCCCTTCCTTATTCAGAATCCCTGTTCCAGATGGAGCTCAACCTTTCCATTGCGCATCTCTACGCGGCCAAACAGGGAGAGAGGATTGTTGGTTATATTGATTTCTGGCATGTGACGGATGAGATCCATCTGATCAATACGGCGGTTCATCCCGGAGATCGACGGAGAGGGATCGGTTCCCTCCTGATTTCTTTTCTGATCGATTATGCCAAAAGGGTCAAAGCGCGCCAGATCTACCTGGATGTCCGCCGCTCCAACGCCCCGGCGATCGGTTTGTACAAGAAATTCGGTTTTGATCAGGTGGGCTTACGCAAAGGGTACTATCGGGATAACAATGAGGATGCGTTAGTGATGGGGTTCAATTTATACTTCTCATCCAACGTCGGACAAAAAGCGTCGGCCGCCAGGGATAAGGGATAAAAACAGACCCGAAGCCGACTGCCTTCGCCCCCTTGGCAAAAATTTTCTGGATATCTTCATAATCCCAGATCGAGGGACCGATGATCGGAACTCTTGTCGTCTGAGCCATCTCTTCAACCATCTTCCAGGTATAAGGCTGGATAATCTTGCCTGACACACCGCCGCCGCCGAATCGGGCCAAGGGAGAAATTTTGTCGCCGAAAATCGCCTTCCAGGGGACGCTGTTGATCGCGATCGCCTCCACGATCCCCTCCAGCCTCTTGGCGATGGTGGTGTAATCGTGGGTGAATGAAAGTTTGGCGATCAGCGGAAAGGGGGAAAGTTTTTTGGCTTCCTGACAGAGGGTCAGGATCTGTTCGGTATCGCTCCCCCGGCCGGCTGGACTGTTGGGACAAGAGAGATTGAGTTCGATTCCAAGAATTTTTTTGTCTTTCAACAGGGTGATCATCTCACCCAGTTCTTTTTTATCAGAGGCCTCGATAGAGACGATGATTTTATAATCTTTAGGGATTGTTGGTGCGACCTCTCGACACCACCAATCAATCCCTTTGTTGGTCAGACCGATTGCATTGATCGTTCCGACACGGCCGATCCTCTTGGCGACACTCCAAGGATGAGACCAACAGAGGTTTCCTTGGCGAGGAAGTCGGGTGAGTGTCTTGGTAACAATGGTGAAGAGTCTGGGATCCAGAAGTCCGCACCACCGGAGCGGCCACTCCCAAGGCCAGCCCTGCCCGTCAAAGGCGAGGGCCCCGGAGGCGACCATGAACTCAAATGAATGATTATTGGAAAAGGTGATCATTAGTTAAGTCTTGACTCTACAGGCCCTTTTTGAGATTTTTAGTCTATGTTGTCAAGCAATGTTCTCGTCCTGAACCGTTCTTATATCCCGATCCACATTACTACCGTAAAAAGGGCTTTTTGTCTGATTTATCAAGGATTTGCCAAGGCTGTGGATAAACAGTTTGAGACCTTTGACTTCCAGTCCTGGAGCGAGCTTTCCGCCTCAACCCACGACGAGACGGTCGGTCTGGTGGGGCGGATTGTCAAGGTTCCGCGGGTGATCCTGCTGACCGCCTATGACCGAATCCCGAGACGAATCATCCGGTTCTCGCGGTTGAATGTCTACCTGAGGGATAACAATACCTGTCAGTACTGTGGCCATAAGAGGATCCGAGGGGAGCTGAACCTGGATCATGTCATCCCCCGTTCCAAAGGGGGGAAGACCTTGTGGGACAATGTGGTGGCCTGTTGTTTTGACTGTAACCGTCGCAAGGGGGGACGGCGGCCGGAGGAGGCGGGGATGAAATTGATCCGTCACCCGATTCGTCCGAAGTGGACCCCATTCATCGATTTCTCGATGAAGCAGATTCGTTACGAGGAATGGCGTCCCTTCTTTAACATCGTCGACTTTACCTATTGGAATCTCGAACTCAAAGAAGAATAAACAAGGGTGGTTTACCCCATGGAGAGCATTGTTTCCTCCTCTGAAGCGGGTCTCCGTTTGGATCTGTTTCTTTCCACAAAAGATCCCGATCATTCCCGTTCTTTTTTTAAAAAGTTGATTGAAGAAGGGAATGTGCTGGTTAATGGGTTTCAGAAAAAAGTAAATTATTCCGTTAGGGAAGGGGAGGAGATCTCTTGCACGATTCCTCCGTCTAAAAAAGGGATGATTGAGCCTGAAGAAATGCCCCTCACTATCCTCTACGAAGATGAGGACCTGATTGTGTTGGACAAACCGGCCGGTCTTGTGGTCCATCCCGCCGCCGGGCATCAATCCGGGACCCTTGTGAACGCCCTTTTGCACCACTGTCGCGGGCTTTCA
This window contains:
- the rimI gene encoding ribosomal protein S18-alanine N-acetyltransferase gives rise to the protein MVRSDLSQVILIEKDSFALPYSESLFQMELNLSIAHLYAAKQGERIVGYIDFWHVTDEIHLINTAVHPGDRRRGIGSLLISFLIDYAKRVKARQIYLDVRRSNAPAIGLYKKFGFDQVGLRKGYYRDNNEDALVMGFNLYFSSNVGQKASAARDKG
- the eno gene encoding phosphopyruvate hydratase; this translates as MSKIEKILSREIIDSRGNPTVEVDLFLEGGAWGRGVVPSGASTGSHEALELRDGDSKRYLGKGVRKALGNIQEVLFPKIKGFPAGNQGELDRILIETDGTETKSKVGANAILAVSLAYARASAVVAQQPFYQYLGQLSGQMGELLPVPMMNLVNGGRHADNNIDFQEFMIVPHGFGSFTEALRAGVEVFHCLKKILSGRGLSTAVGDEGGVAPRLSSNEQAVELLLEAIDKSGYQAGKEIGIALDVAASEFYKGDASEMISLLSQWAQKYPLVSVEDGLAEDDWQGWQKMTEILGGKLQLVGDDIFVTNTKILEKGIAQKVANAILIKPNQIGTLTETLETIELARRSGYKIIISHRSGETEDTTIADLAVGTDAGQIKTGGLSRSDRLAKYNQLLRIEERLGKRARFAGLPH
- a CDS encoding HNH endonuclease gives rise to the protein MLSSNVLVLNRSYIPIHITTVKRAFCLIYQGFAKAVDKQFETFDFQSWSELSASTHDETVGLVGRIVKVPRVILLTAYDRIPRRIIRFSRLNVYLRDNNTCQYCGHKRIRGELNLDHVIPRSKGGKTLWDNVVACCFDCNRRKGGRRPEEAGMKLIRHPIRPKWTPFIDFSMKQIRYEEWRPFFNIVDFTYWNLELKEE